The genomic window TCGGCCGCGAGCGAGTGGCTCGCCGAGGACCGGTGGAGCGAGGTGCCGCTGCGCACGCTGCTGCCCGACATCTCGCTCGCACTGCACGCGCAGGACGCGCGCGGGCATGCCGGGCTCACGAGCCACGGCGGCTGGTCGAGCGGAGAGCACGTGCCGTGCGGCTACCTCTCGCGTGCTGACGGCGAGACGCTGGCGTGGCAGATCGAGACGAGCGCGGGATGGCGCGCGGATCTCTGCCAGGCGCGGGACGGCGGCGTGCTGTCACTGCTCGGCCCGACCGATCTCGAGCACCAGTGGGCGCACGAGCTGCTGCCCGGAGAGGCTTTCACCACCGTGCCCGTCGCGCTGGCGGTCGGGCCGCTGAGCCCGGGCACTCTCGGCAGCCCAGACGGTGCGCTCGGCGAGCTCACCCGGTACCGGCGCTGGCTGCGCGGTGCGGCAGGCACGCAGCAGCTTCCGGTCGTGTACAACGACTTCATGAACACGCTGATGGGGCAGCCGACGACCGACGAGCTGCTGCCGCTGGTCCGTCGCGCCGCCGAGGTGGGCGTCGAGGTGTTCTGCATCGACGCCGGGTGGTTCGCAGACCCGGCGATCGGGGACTGGTGGTCGACCGTCGGCGAATGGCGCGAGGCGCCCGCCCGGTTCCCCGGCGGCGGGCTGCGACGCGTCATCGACGCGATCCGCGACGCCGGCATGGCGCCGGGTCTGTGGCTCGAGCCCGAGGTCGTCGGCATCGACAGCCCCGCGGCATCGCGGCTCCCCGACGAGGCGTTCTTCCAGCGCTTCGGGCAGCGGGTGCAGGAGGACCGCCGCTACCACCTGGACTTCCGGCATCCTGCCGCTCGCGCGCATCTGGACGCGACCGTCGATCACCTCGTCGAGGAGTTCGGCATCCGCTATCTGAAGCTCGACTACAACATCAATCCGGGTGCGGGGACCGAGCACCACGCCACGACGGCGGGGGACGGACTGCTCGGGCACACCCGCGCGTTCCGGGACTGGCTGGTGCGGGTGCAGCAGCGGCATCCGTCGTTGCGCCTCGAGAACTGCAGCTCGGGCGCGATGCGCGCCGACTACGCGCTGCTGG from Microbacterium sp. ProA8 includes these protein-coding regions:
- a CDS encoding glycoside hydrolase family 36 protein, with product MTEAVHHPAAQHPAALPSSALAPASLIPRETGPAAPVTSRARVGVFELRWADDAPASLVVPSSAHSGRPGVGLVEVFTSAEQRARTSQAYWRSAVGERLRVQGSQVIAESDAVRAVVVQSDAVSGIEVRTTVTAPTDTSAVRIQSEIRNAGREAVVIAAISSATIGFGRSARDLDETVWGSAASEWLAEDRWSEVPLRTLLPDISLALHAQDARGHAGLTSHGGWSSGEHVPCGYLSRADGETLAWQIETSAGWRADLCQARDGGVLSLLGPTDLEHQWAHELLPGEAFTTVPVALAVGPLSPGTLGSPDGALGELTRYRRWLRGAAGTQQLPVVYNDFMNTLMGQPTTDELLPLVRRAAEVGVEVFCIDAGWFADPAIGDWWSTVGEWREAPARFPGGGLRRVIDAIRDAGMAPGLWLEPEVVGIDSPAASRLPDEAFFQRFGQRVQEDRRYHLDFRHPAARAHLDATVDHLVEEFGIRYLKLDYNINPGAGTEHHATTAGDGLLGHTRAFRDWLVRVQQRHPSLRLENCSSGAMRADYALLAVTHLQSTSDQQDFRLYPPIAASAPASILPEQCGNWAYPARDMSDEETAFTLVTGLSGRLYLSGFLDELRPDQRARIAEAVALHKGLRDSLATALPFWPLGLPAWDDEALCLGLRAADGDLLFVWDRDAAPAAFTIPGVAGEVEVLFPADGAGWGLDTGPGGLEVSTPAGIGARVLRVTRG